TTTAAGGACGGATACTTGATTTAAATTAACGACAAAGAATGAAAGGAACATCTTAAACTACGAGGATGTGCCTTTTTATCATCGGAAATAAAAGTAGGGGTTATGTATTCGGAATACGAAAAGCGGTTGAAGCCCGATGATTCTGCAAAATAAAAGGAAATTCATCCAAGCTGGTCCATTGATTAGTCTGCTAATTATGAATTATAAAATATTTTGTTGGAATAAATAAAAAATTAACAAATTAAATGTAAATATTTCGAGTATATCAAGAGGAATATTGATAATATTGCAAAAATAAGATATAATTAGTCAAAATTCAAAAGGAGGAAAGTCTATGTATAATATTCTGATTGGTGGTGCTGCCGGGCAGGGCATTGACACCACGGTCGCAATTCTGGAAAAGCTGCTGAAGCATTCCGGATATTATATCTATACCACCAGAGATTTCATGTCCCGCGTGCGCGGCGGGCACAATTTTTCCCTGCTTCGCTTCGGGACGGAGGAAATAACCTCACACAGCGATGTTTTGGATGGGATTGTAGCCTTAAATGAGGAAACCATTGATTTGCATAAGCATAAACTGACGGCCAAAGGATTTATATTATGTGACAGCAGCTTTGCTTATCCGGATGAGGATTCCAGAATCATTAAGCTTCCCATGAATAAAATAGCGAAAGAACTGGGGAATATGAAGGCTTCCGGCAGCGTGGCGGTGGGCGCGGTATTGAAGCTCTTTGGCGAGCCATTTACATATGCAGGTGAAGTCATGGCCGGTGTCATGAAGAAAGAGTTCCTTGAGGTCAATGTAAAGGCGGTTGAAGCAGGCTACACAGCCGTTGAAGCGAAATTTAAGCATCTGGATGGCGGATATAAGGATTACATGCTCATTTCGGGCAGCAAGGCCCTGGGACTTGGTGCGGTGGCTGGTGGGCTTAAGTTTTATTCCGCTTACCCCATGTCTCCTTCCACGGCTGTTTTGGAATATCTGGCTTCTGTTGGATATGAGGCTGGGATCGTGGTGGAGCAGGCGGAAGATGAGATCGCCGCGGTCAATATGGCATTGGGCGCTTCCTTTGCGGGAGCAAGGGCCATGACCGGGACCAGCGGAGGCGGCTTCTGCTTAAAGGTAGAAGCGCTGGGATTCTCCGGCATTGCGGAGATTCCGCTGGTGGCCGTGGATGTGCAGAGGCCCGGCCCGGCGACCGGTCTCCCCACAAGAACAGAGCAAAGCGATTTAAAGTTCGTTATTTCTGCATCACAGGGGGAATTCCCCAGGCTGGTCATAGCTTTGAGAAATCATGAGGATGCTTTTTATCAGACTTTCCGGGCGCTGAACCTGGCTGAAAAATACCAGATACCAGTCATACTGCTCAGTGATCAATATCTGGGAGATACAACGGCTTGTGTAAAGCCCTTTGACACATCCGGGCTGGAACTGGTCAGCCATGCCAGTGAAGCGGAAGGGGAGTATCTGCGTTACAGGATAACGGAGGACGGTATCTCTCCCAGGCTTATCCCGGGACTGACCAGCCATCTTGTGGCCGCTGACAGTGATGAGCATGATGAAAGAGGCTGGATAACGGAATTGGCAGAAGTCAGGAATCAAATGGTGGATAAGAGGATGAGAAAATTAAAGGGCCTTATCCAGGAGCTGTCGGAGCCGGAGTTTATGGGAGAAGAGCAGTGCGAAACCCTTCTCCTAGGCTGGGGGTCTACCTATGGTCCCATCAGGGAGGCCGTATCCCTGCTGAATAAAAATGGGGATGGAAGATATGGAGCTTTGGTATTTGGAGATATTTATCCCCTTCCTCAGGAAAAACTGAACATCTATGCAAAGGGCAGGATCTTAATCAACGTGGAACAGAATGCCACGGGCCAGCTGGCCTCTCTCATAAGGGAGCAGACAGGTATAGAATGCCATAAAAGCATCTTGAAATATGACGGCAGACAGATATCCGGAGAAGAAATTGCAAAGCAGGTGTTGAAAGGAGGTTCCAAGTAGATGGATAAATTCACAACTTATGAAACAGCCTGGTGTCCGGGGTGCGGAAATTTCTCCATATTAAACAGCCTGAAAACGGCGTTGGAGGAGCTGGGCATAGAGCCAAATAAAGTGTTGATGGTGGCAGGAATCGGTCAGGCAGCGAAAACGCCTCAGTATTTAAGCGCCAACAGCTTCTGCGGGCTTCACGGAAGGGCACTTCCGGCTGCAGTTGCCGCCAAGATAGCTAATGAAGAGCTCACTGTCATAGTAAATTCCGGAGACGGGGACTCTTACGGCGAAGGAGGCAACCACTTTATTCACAACATAAGAAGGAATGTCAATATCGCACATTTTGTTCATGACAATCAGATATACGGCCTTACCAAGGGGCAGGCATCACCCACCAGCGGTGAAGGACTCATTACGGGAGTTCAGACCGATGGCAACAGAAATACGCCCTTAAATCCAGTGCTCCTGGCCATTGCTTCGGGAGCGGGATTTGTTGCGAGAGGCTTCAGCGGTGATTCAAAGCAGCTGGTGAGGATCATGAAGGAGGCTATCCTTTATCCAGGGTATGCGTTTGTGGATATCCTGCAGCCTTGCATCAGCTTCAACAAAATCAATACCTTTGCCTATTATAAAAACATGGCGGCGCCTCTTGGAGACGATTATGACCCGACGGATCGGCTGGAAGCCATTAAAATGTCGATGGAAGTCAGTGAAAAAATTCCCACCGGCATCCTCTATCGGGAAGAAAAAATGGAGTTCCATAGAAAAAACAGGCTTTTAAAAGACGGACTGCCACTGATAGAACAAAAAACAGAGGAAAGCGTGCTCAAGGACCTGATTCACAGCTTTATATAATTCAATGGAATAAGCTTGCTGCATTATTTCCCATAACTGTATAATTTTAACAATCATGAATATAATGTAATAAAAAATTTCCTGGAAAAAGCCAATGTTCTATAATAGTAATGGGAGAAAAATCAGCTCCTGCAATGAAGACAATGGTTTTACGGAAAGGTATTTGAATCCATCTGATATTTATATTGTCACAGGTTATCAGATAGAAGTATTTATAAAAAGTCTGAATTCTCCGATTGGGATGGTTTTTAATGAAAACGGGGAGATCCTGGTGGCTGATTCCGGTTTGGCTTCCGGAAATCCCCGGATATTGCAGATGATCAATGGTCAGTTTGAAACGATCGCAGATGATTTTATTACCCCCATATCAGGGATTAATTATTTAAACGGTGTGATCTACGTATCGCACAGAGGATTTATCACAAAGATATACAAAGATGGTACAAGGCAGAATATCATTATGGGGCTGCCCAGCAACGGCGATAACTATAACAGCCCGGTTACCTTTTCTCCGGATAATAAGATGTATTTCGGACAAGGAACGGTGACTAACAGCGGTGTTGTTGGGAATGACAATGAGTGGGTGACAGTTTCTCCTCTTCTGTGTGATTACACAGGAGATTACACCATGCTTTATGGACAAAACTTCGCAACAAATAACATACTGACAGAAGGCTTGCCCGATGATATCGCTTTAACGGGGGCTTTTTCTCCCTATGGCATTCCCAATATAGAGTACGAGATCAGAAAGCGGTATATCAAGGCGTCGGGAAGTATTCTAAGGGCAAATCTTGACGGCTCCAACTTAGAACAGGTCGCATGGGGATTCAGAAATCCTTCTTACCTAAGATTTGACTACAGCGGTCAGTTGTATGCGGTCAATAACGGTTATCAGGCAGTGGGAAGTAGGCCCATCGAGAATGCTACAGATGATTTTTATTATATTACACCTAATTTGTGGTATGGATGGCCGGATTATTCCGGAGGCGAACCCGTAAACTCGCCGCGTTTTACGCCTAGTGGAGGTGTACAGCCTTCTCTTCTCTTTAAAAATCAGCCCAATATTCCCCCAAGGCCCTACGTGACTTTTCCGCCCAATTCCTCCATAAGAGGGTTTGAATTTAACTATAATCCCAAATTCGGTCCCTACGGGGATGTGTACATCGCTGAATATGGCAGCACCATACACACCCAGGTCGGCGATACCATATCTTATGCGAATGCAGGACACAGAATATCCAAAATCGATATGAAATCCAGGACCATCAGCACGTTTGCTATCAATCGAACTGGGTTTCCGTCCTCTTTGTCAAACGGAGGAGGTCTTGAGAGACCGGTCCATCTGTTATTCGGTCCTGACGGGGCAATGTATATCGTAGATACCGGACTGAATATTCAGGGGAACCCGGATGTGTTTATTCCGAATACGGGGGTCATCTGGAGAGTAACCCGGACGGATTAGTGCAAAAAATAGTACCTTCGAAAAAGAAAGGAATACCTACTATCTCCATTTATAGGCCGCAGGCATGAATGCTTGCGGCTTTCATTTTATCTTATAGAGACTGGACACTTGGTAAGAAGCAAAGACAAATGATGAAAGGTATATTTTCAGCTATCGGTATCCCTCCTTTTAATTTCGAAACAAATTCTGTCAGTTCAAATCACCGCTGAAGAATGTGAACAGCAAAGCCTCCGACTTCCTCTTCAAAATAGATTACAATCATTTTATCATGATTGAATTTTGCAGAAGCTTCATTGAACTTATAACCTGCTGTTTCAAAATAATTTTTTGCACGGACAATGGAGTTGGTGGCGATAGCGATATGACCTTTCGTACCGAAGTAAGGAGGTTTCATACATTCAATGGCAGTTCCGGCAAATATGGAACCGGCTCCTGATCTTTTTTGAAATCCGAACATTGCCTCAAATATTCCCGCTGTTTTTTCTGCTTCCTCATCGGTACTGAGGTTTATTCCAATATGGGTGAATTCGAAACCCAGCATAGTCTGGATGGCCTTCGCTGTCAGCTCGTGTATTTTTTCAAATTCCCCTGCTTGAATCAATTCCTGTTCCACCATAAAGTTGCAGGCCAGAATATTATCGAAAGCCGGATAGGAATTGCTGTTTTTCTCATTAATGCCGTCAGCCGGAATGAAGTTTATGTGATTATAGGATGAATACGTGGTCTGGTTCATATGGAGGCCCCTATCCTGTCCGGCAGAGGAAACTTTTACAGCGTCAAGCCCAAATGAAATTGCCGTTTCAACATCGTCCGGAGTGGAAACACCCGGTATTACTGGTATGGCCCTGTCGATACAATATTTTACAACAGATGATGAGAACTCCGGACTAACGATAAATTTTGCTCCTGCATTAACTGCGAGGCTGGCCTGTGCGGCTGTCAGAATGTCGCCGGCTCCGATCAGCATTTGGGGAAACCGTTCTGTCATTATGCGAATGGATTCTTCGGCTGCGTTGGTGGAGAGGGGAATTTCTACACAGTGAATCCCCCCGCCGCAGAGAGCCTCTGCAAGAGGAACCGCGTTTTTTACATCATCAAGTACTGCAACCGGCATAATGCCGATTTTATGAATCCTATTCAGAATTTCATTCATAGTTGAATACTCCTTAATTACGATAATTTATAGTGTTTTATTAATCCTGATTATCTAAATTATACTCACATCTTTATCGTTGTCAACAAAAAGGCATAAAAAACGCTGTATATGACAACCTTTTCATATACTAAATAAATATTTTAAAAAAGTTTTTTTGTATATATTGACATAAATATAAAAAAGATGTATGATGTTTTTGAATTTAAAGAGTGATATTTGAGCGAAATAGCGAAAAATACTCTTTAAATTTTTTAAAAATCAGTATGAAAACGATAACATATTGATGGTTAAAAGGGAAACTGTCAAAGTATCACGAAAAAACGGAGGAAAGTATCTGACAAGGGGTGCTTATTCTTTCAAAAGAGAAAAGGAGAAGTGTATATGAAAAAAGCAATAGCAATTATTTGTGCGGGTCTGATGACATTCAATCTGGCGGCATGCGGAAGTTCCCAGACGCCTTCAACCACCGCTGCAAATGCAGCATCATCAGGAACAGAAACCAAAGCGGGGGGAACGGCAACGGATGGAGAAATCTTAATCGGATGTCTCCAGGACATTACGGGCGCTACTTCCAGCCTTGGCCAGATGGTGCAGGCAGGAGCGCAGTGGGCCGTGGATGAAATCAATGAGAATGGCGGAGTAAAAGGGAAAAAGCTTGTTATGAACACCTATGATACCAAGGCGGATGTAACAGAAGCTATTAACGCATATACAAAAGCGGTTACTTCTGACAAGGTTTCCCTTATCGTAGGACCGCCAGTTGCAAATATCGCTCTGGCTATTAAGGAAACCTCGGAGCAGTATGAAGTTCCGGTTATGGGCCTTGCCATGGATCCCAGCGCACAGCTTAAGGCGGATGGCACTCCATATAAGAACATGTTCTGTTTTCAGCCCAATGCGATCCAGCAGGGAGCCATTATGGCAAAGTACGCTATGAAGAACGGCTTTAAGACCTTCGGCGTTATTTATAATGAAAGTAATGCCTACTCGCTTTCTTTGAAAGATCCTTTCATTTCCACAATTACTGAAAACGGCGGTACGGTTGATGGGAAACAGCAGGTTGCTTATAATGCAAACGATACAGACTTTAAAACCTTACTGTCCCCTATCGTGAATGCAAATGTTGATGCCATCTATGCACCAAACTACACCAAGGATCTTGTAAACATTGTTACGGCAGCACGTGCGCTGGGATATGAAGGCGCAATCATCTGCGGCCTGGATGCATGTCCGCCTTTCAACACTATGCTTGGCGGTAGCAGTGATGGCGTATACTGCATTAACAATGTGGATGACACGGAGCCGGAGCTTCAGAAAATGATTGCAGCGGTTAAAGAAAAAACAGGGGTAGAAGCTACCAACAAATTTTTCCTTGGATATGACATCGTTAAAATTGCAGTTAAGTGTCTGGAAGAAACAGGAACAGATGACCCTGCTGCTCTTCGTACTGCGATTGAAAATGTAAAGGATTTTAAAGGCCTTACCGGAAATATCTCCATTGATCCAAATACTCATATGACTACCGGTCTTGATATGGTTATGTTTACCTATGAAGGAACAACACCAAAAATGTTGGAAAGATTCAGCTCAGATAACTAAAGCTTTTAAAATGGATGGAGGCATATCATGTCACTGCAGATTATAATCAACGGCCTTGCGACGGGATCTGTCTACGCGCTGATTGCGACAGGCTTTTCATTGATATTTAATGTTTTAAAGTTTTCAAATTTTTCTCATGGTGCTACCATGACGCTGTGTGCGTTTGTTGGATACTTTTTGGTAGCTTCCAAAGGACTGGGGTTGATTCCGACAATTCTGGTTGCGATAGTAACGGGCGGCTGCATTGCACTGATTGGAGAATTTGTGGCATTTCGCCGTATAATACAGCGTAACAGCTCTTCCGTATACTTTTTCGTTTCCTCTATTACATTAGGAACGCTGTATGAAGGACTTGTTACCTTGAAAGTTGGGGCAAATTTTTACAGCTATCCTCAGTTCTTTAAAAAGGCGGCAATTAAGTTTGGGTCGGTTGTTGTTTCTACATCAGATCTCCTGATGTTCTGCACCAGCGCTGTTGCACTCCTTGTACTGGCCTATATTATTCAGAAAACCAGAATCGGCAGGGCACTCCGAAGCGTCAGTTTTGACAGGGATACTGCGAACCTGATGGGTATTGATGCTACACGGATTATTCAGTTTGCGTTTGTGGTTTCAGGTGCTCTTGCCGGACTTGCAGGTGTATTTCTGGGCATTAACTACACATTGTATCCGACTCTGGGCGGCCTGGTAGTAAAAGGATTTATTGCTTCGGTAATCGGAGGTCTGGGAAGTCTGCCGGGCGCGATCATCGGAGCCGTGCTTCTCGGGCTGCTTGAGACACTGTTAATCAGTACTGTGGGTTCGGGATACACCCCGGTATTTATTTTCCTTATTATGCTTGTATTTTTGTTACTCCGCCCAAGCGGAATTGCCGGCAGCAATATTCAGGAAAAGGCATAGGGGGTACTCACAATGATATTATACATGAATATTTTCACGCAGATATGTATTACGCTTGTAGCAGTTGCGGGCGTGTATGTTCTGACAGGACTTACGGGAATGTTCAGCCTTGGGCAGGCGGCATTCATGGCAGTTGGAGCTTATGTATCCGGTATTTTTGTCGTAAAACTGGGTGTCCCGTTTCCCCTTGCCTGTATCGCGGCTGTTATAATCGCGGTTGGTATTGGCTTTGTGGTGGGTATTCCAACCGTGAGGTTAAGGCGGGATTACATATCCCTGGTTACACTTGGATTTGGAGAGGCGATTACCGCTCTGTTAAACAGAACGACAAAGCTTACAGGCGGCGCTTCCGGTTTCATCGGTATTCCGAAAAAAACCACAACGCTGATGGCATTCACGTTTGCAGTCATTGCAATCCTGCTGGTAAACTGGTTTAAAAACAGCAAATACGGACGCCAGTGCATTGCGATCCGGGGAGATGAGCTTGCGGCCAAGGCCATGGGAATCAATGTCCCAAAAATCAAAATCACATCGTTCCTATTGAGCGTTGCCCTTACCTCCTTCAGTGGCTGCCTGTATGCTTTCTATATTACATACGTGGATCCCAGCATTTTCGGCTGGAAGAAGAGCGCCGACTGGGTAATCATGGTTTTCTTCGGAGGCGTGAACAGCCTGACAGGATCAATCCTGGGGGCCACGATCTTAAGCGGTCTCCCGGAAGTGTTAAGAGGGCTTGCAAATTACAGAAGCATTATTTATGCAATCCTGGTATTGTTAATTATCAACTTTAAACCTTCGGGACTTTTAGGTGAGTATGAGCTTGCAGATTTGTTAAGAAGAAAAGGCCGGGTAAAGCTGCAGAAGGAGGAAGACTGATGAGCTTGCTGGAGGTTAAGAATATTTATAAAAGCTTTGGCGGTGTAAAGGCTATTCAGGATTTTTCTATCCGTGCAGATGCAGGAGAGATCCATGGAATTATAGGACCAAACGGAGCCGGAAAAACAACTATTTTCAATGTTATATCCAATGTATACACGGCGGATCAGGGAACTGTGATGCTGGATGGGAAGGATGTAACCAGAAAAGAACAATATCTCGTTACGAGAGAAGGAATGGGACGCACCTTTCAGAATATCCGCTTATTTAAGGGACTTACCGTATTGCAGAATGTTATGTGCGCATTTGATCCCCAGTCGAAGTATTCCATAATCGGAGGCCTTTTTCCAACACCGAAACGCAAAAGCGAGGAAAAGAGAGGAATTGAACTTTGCGAACATTACCTGGAAATGGTGGGGATGGCTGACTATAAGAATGAACGGCCGGAAAACCTGGCCTATGGCATGCAGCGCCGTATTGAGATCGCAAGGGCGCTGACGTGTAATCCAAAGGTACTGCTCTTAGATGAGCCGGCTGCCGGACTGAATCCTACAGAGGTCCAGGAATTGACGGAGTTGATTTCAAGACTTTCCAAAGATATTGGATTCGCAATTCTTTTGATAGAACACAGGCTGGAGCTGGTTATGACCATTTCACACATCATTCATGTCCAGAACTTCGGAAAGACGATTGCAGTGGGTACCCCTGCAGAAATACAGAGAAATCCTGAAGTAATTGAGGCGTATCTTGGAAAGGAGGAGGGATAACACATGGCAATGCTGAAAGTAATGGATTTAAGCGTCACCTATGGTCATGTCAGGGCACTGAAAAAGGTCCATGTGGAAGCGGATGAAGGGCAGATTGTCAGTATCATCGGTTCCAATGGAGCAGGAAAGACCTCCCTCCTGCGGACCATCTCCGGTCTGGTGAAACCGGTCGAAGGAACCATCGAATTCCTGGGGGAGGCAATACCTTCCAAGTCTAACAAAATCGTTGCGAAAGGAATTGTACACGTGCCGGAGGGACGTAAAACCTTCTCAGGCCTTACCATTCGTGATAACCTGCTGGTCGGCGGGTATTTACATCATAGAAAACAGCTGGAAAAAGATATCGAAGAGCAGTTTAAGCGTTTCCCTATTCTGAAAGAAAGAGAGCACCAGTTTGCCGGAACTCTCTCGGGCGGCGAGCAGCAGATGCTGGCTATCAGCAGAGGACTTATGGAGCATCCCAGGATTTTGCTGCTTGATGAACCCAGCCTTGGACTTGCGCCAATTATTGTAAACCAGGTATATGATTTAATTAAGGAGATCCGGGATTCCGGAATTACCGTGCTGCTTGTTGAGCAGAATGCGAGAAAAGCGCTTTCGATCTGTGATAAAGCATATGTTCTTGAAAACGGTATGGTAAACATCTGCGGAACAGGTGAAGAACTGATGAAGTCTGATGTTGTAAGGAAAGCTTATCTGGGAGGTTGATACAGCGTCATTAAGTATCAATTTAGGGATAATGACAGGAGGAGAAAAGATGATACGTCAGTGGAATGAAGAGTCTATGGATCATCGCAATACACTGCTTTATGCGATGGGAATATCGCCTGAGGATGCGGCCAGACCTATAATCGGCCTGGTAAACTCATGGAATGAAATGAATCCGGGACATTTCCCCTTTAAAGATGTCATCGCAGAGATGAAGGAGGAAATCTATAAAGCCGGTGGACTTGCACTGGAACTTCCTATCACCGGTGTCTGTGACGGAATTTGCTCC
This genomic stretch from Lacrimispora sphenoides harbors:
- a CDS encoding ABC transporter substrate-binding protein, with translation MKKAIAIICAGLMTFNLAACGSSQTPSTTAANAASSGTETKAGGTATDGEILIGCLQDITGATSSLGQMVQAGAQWAVDEINENGGVKGKKLVMNTYDTKADVTEAINAYTKAVTSDKVSLIVGPPVANIALAIKETSEQYEVPVMGLAMDPSAQLKADGTPYKNMFCFQPNAIQQGAIMAKYAMKNGFKTFGVIYNESNAYSLSLKDPFISTITENGGTVDGKQQVAYNANDTDFKTLLSPIVNANVDAIYAPNYTKDLVNIVTAARALGYEGAIICGLDACPPFNTMLGGSSDGVYCINNVDDTEPELQKMIAAVKEKTGVEATNKFFLGYDIVKIAVKCLEETGTDDPAALRTAIENVKDFKGLTGNISIDPNTHMTTGLDMVMFTYEGTTPKMLERFSSDN
- a CDS encoding branched-chain amino acid ABC transporter permease, with amino-acid sequence MILYMNIFTQICITLVAVAGVYVLTGLTGMFSLGQAAFMAVGAYVSGIFVVKLGVPFPLACIAAVIIAVGIGFVVGIPTVRLRRDYISLVTLGFGEAITALLNRTTKLTGGASGFIGIPKKTTTLMAFTFAVIAILLVNWFKNSKYGRQCIAIRGDELAAKAMGINVPKIKITSFLLSVALTSFSGCLYAFYITYVDPSIFGWKKSADWVIMVFFGGVNSLTGSILGATILSGLPEVLRGLANYRSIIYAILVLLIINFKPSGLLGEYELADLLRRKGRVKLQKEED
- a CDS encoding ABC transporter ATP-binding protein, whose product is MSLLEVKNIYKSFGGVKAIQDFSIRADAGEIHGIIGPNGAGKTTIFNVISNVYTADQGTVMLDGKDVTRKEQYLVTREGMGRTFQNIRLFKGLTVLQNVMCAFDPQSKYSIIGGLFPTPKRKSEEKRGIELCEHYLEMVGMADYKNERPENLAYGMQRRIEIARALTCNPKVLLLDEPAAGLNPTEVQELTELISRLSKDIGFAILLIEHRLELVMTISHIIHVQNFGKTIAVGTPAEIQRNPEVIEAYLGKEEG
- a CDS encoding branched-chain amino acid ABC transporter permease, which codes for MSLQIIINGLATGSVYALIATGFSLIFNVLKFSNFSHGATMTLCAFVGYFLVASKGLGLIPTILVAIVTGGCIALIGEFVAFRRIIQRNSSSVYFFVSSITLGTLYEGLVTLKVGANFYSYPQFFKKAAIKFGSVVVSTSDLLMFCTSAVALLVLAYIIQKTRIGRALRSVSFDRDTANLMGIDATRIIQFAFVVSGALAGLAGVFLGINYTLYPTLGGLVVKGFIASVIGGLGSLPGAIIGAVLLGLLETLLISTVGSGYTPVFIFLIMLVFLLLRPSGIAGSNIQEKA
- a CDS encoding 2-oxoacid:ferredoxin oxidoreductase subunit beta, which codes for MDKFTTYETAWCPGCGNFSILNSLKTALEELGIEPNKVLMVAGIGQAAKTPQYLSANSFCGLHGRALPAAVAAKIANEELTVIVNSGDGDSYGEGGNHFIHNIRRNVNIAHFVHDNQIYGLTKGQASPTSGEGLITGVQTDGNRNTPLNPVLLAIASGAGFVARGFSGDSKQLVRIMKEAILYPGYAFVDILQPCISFNKINTFAYYKNMAAPLGDDYDPTDRLEAIKMSMEVSEKIPTGILYREEKMEFHRKNRLLKDGLPLIEQKTEESVLKDLIHSFI
- a CDS encoding 2-oxoacid:acceptor oxidoreductase subunit alpha — its product is MYNILIGGAAGQGIDTTVAILEKLLKHSGYYIYTTRDFMSRVRGGHNFSLLRFGTEEITSHSDVLDGIVALNEETIDLHKHKLTAKGFILCDSSFAYPDEDSRIIKLPMNKIAKELGNMKASGSVAVGAVLKLFGEPFTYAGEVMAGVMKKEFLEVNVKAVEAGYTAVEAKFKHLDGGYKDYMLISGSKALGLGAVAGGLKFYSAYPMSPSTAVLEYLASVGYEAGIVVEQAEDEIAAVNMALGASFAGARAMTGTSGGGFCLKVEALGFSGIAEIPLVAVDVQRPGPATGLPTRTEQSDLKFVISASQGEFPRLVIALRNHEDAFYQTFRALNLAEKYQIPVILLSDQYLGDTTACVKPFDTSGLELVSHASEAEGEYLRYRITEDGISPRLIPGLTSHLVAADSDEHDERGWITELAEVRNQMVDKRMRKLKGLIQELSEPEFMGEEQCETLLLGWGSTYGPIREAVSLLNKNGDGRYGALVFGDIYPLPQEKLNIYAKGRILINVEQNATGQLASLIREQTGIECHKSILKYDGRQISGEEIAKQVLKGGSK
- a CDS encoding PQQ-dependent sugar dehydrogenase, yielding MFYNSNGRKISSCNEDNGFTERYLNPSDIYIVTGYQIEVFIKSLNSPIGMVFNENGEILVADSGLASGNPRILQMINGQFETIADDFITPISGINYLNGVIYVSHRGFITKIYKDGTRQNIIMGLPSNGDNYNSPVTFSPDNKMYFGQGTVTNSGVVGNDNEWVTVSPLLCDYTGDYTMLYGQNFATNNILTEGLPDDIALTGAFSPYGIPNIEYEIRKRYIKASGSILRANLDGSNLEQVAWGFRNPSYLRFDYSGQLYAVNNGYQAVGSRPIENATDDFYYITPNLWYGWPDYSGGEPVNSPRFTPSGGVQPSLLFKNQPNIPPRPYVTFPPNSSIRGFEFNYNPKFGPYGDVYIAEYGSTIHTQVGDTISYANAGHRISKIDMKSRTISTFAINRTGFPSSLSNGGGLERPVHLLFGPDGAMYIVDTGLNIQGNPDVFIPNTGVIWRVTRTD
- the eda gene encoding bifunctional 4-hydroxy-2-oxoglutarate aldolase/2-dehydro-3-deoxy-phosphogluconate aldolase, which produces MNEILNRIHKIGIMPVAVLDDVKNAVPLAEALCGGGIHCVEIPLSTNAAEESIRIMTERFPQMLIGAGDILTAAQASLAVNAGAKFIVSPEFSSSVVKYCIDRAIPVIPGVSTPDDVETAISFGLDAVKVSSAGQDRGLHMNQTTYSSYNHINFIPADGINEKNSNSYPAFDNILACNFMVEQELIQAGEFEKIHELTAKAIQTMLGFEFTHIGINLSTDEEAEKTAGIFEAMFGFQKRSGAGSIFAGTAIECMKPPYFGTKGHIAIATNSIVRAKNYFETAGYKFNEASAKFNHDKMIVIYFEEEVGGFAVHILQR